One region of Clostridiales bacterium genomic DNA includes:
- a CDS encoding DUF5711 family protein: MNDHPKHNPRLRQTVIVAVCVLAVLLFLYLLLRDRPGSASDYLDDSAPYTFDSSASRTFRTVDSRLAVVSSSGLQLLDENGKTVLHEIFTLSQPGISVGGERVCAYDIGGTTLCVADFKGNKTDIEPAGEIISADLSDSGYLAVCSDAAGYKGAVTVYDTSGKAVYVWYSGTGYLVRAAVSPDGKYLAALCLQDSGSVVHTFALTSEDERGSAACADELFADLFWRGGKVCCVSQTRLAFFDDNAKLTAEYPFGDLYLYDYAAEGDGFVTLALSRYRSGSAEQLVTVNASGSELGKCETTGAVTSLSVNGKQVLVQYSDRLTLYNQQLDEIKSVEQNLLGVRRSVLLRRGAALLLSGSSAEVLAF, from the coding sequence ATGAACGACCACCCAAAACACAATCCCAGGCTGCGGCAGACCGTCATCGTGGCGGTGTGCGTGCTGGCCGTGCTGCTGTTTTTGTATCTGCTGCTGCGCGACCGGCCCGGCTCGGCGAGCGACTATCTGGACGACAGCGCGCCCTACACGTTCGACTCCAGCGCCAGCCGCACCTTCCGCACGGTGGACAGCCGCCTTGCGGTCGTGTCCTCGAGCGGCCTGCAGCTGCTCGATGAAAACGGCAAGACCGTCCTGCACGAGATCTTCACGCTCTCGCAGCCGGGCATCTCCGTCGGCGGCGAGCGCGTGTGCGCCTATGACATCGGCGGCACGACGCTGTGCGTGGCGGACTTCAAGGGCAATAAGACCGATATCGAGCCCGCCGGCGAGATCATCAGCGCCGACCTGAGCGACAGCGGCTATCTCGCCGTCTGCTCGGACGCCGCGGGCTATAAGGGCGCCGTCACGGTGTATGACACCTCCGGCAAGGCCGTCTATGTCTGGTATTCCGGCACGGGCTACCTTGTGCGCGCCGCCGTGAGCCCGGACGGGAAGTATCTCGCCGCGCTCTGCCTGCAGGATTCCGGCAGTGTCGTGCACACGTTCGCGCTCACGAGCGAAGACGAGCGCGGCAGCGCCGCGTGCGCCGACGAGCTCTTTGCCGACCTCTTCTGGCGCGGCGGCAAGGTCTGCTGCGTGTCGCAGACGCGCCTGGCCTTCTTTGACGATAACGCAAAGCTCACCGCCGAGTACCCCTTTGGCGACCTGTATCTGTATGACTACGCCGCCGAGGGCGACGGCTTTGTCACCCTCGCGCTCAGCCGCTACCGCTCCGGCAGCGCCGAGCAGCTCGTCACGGTCAATGCCTCCGGCAGCGAACTCGGTAAGTGCGAGACCACCGGCGCCGTCACGAGCCTGTCGGTTAACGGCAAGCAGGTGCTCGTGCAGTACAGCGACCGGCTCACGCTCTATAACCAGCAGCTCGATGAGATCAAGTCCGTCGAGCAGAACCTGCTCGGCGTCCGCCGCTCGGTGCTGCTGCGCCGGGGCGCGGCGCTGCTCCTGAGCGGCTCGAGCGCCGAGGTGCTCGCCTTCTGA
- the truA gene encoding tRNA pseudouridine(38-40) synthase TruA produces the protein MRRNIALRLQYDGTAYHGWQVQKTDVTVAETLERALTKVCGEPIKVVGCGRTDAGVHAKRYCANFRTDCTIPIDRVPLAVNARLPADIAVVDAVAAPEDFNAIGSCIQKEYVYQIYNSRIRDAFLEHRVCFYPQPLDFARLARAGRAFEGTHDFAAVRSVGIETRTTVRTVHWCRAERDGPLISIAVCADGFLYNMVRAIVGTMVYASYGKIEPEAIPALLATRDRRLTGPTMPPQGLYLNRVWYDGAVGDMMNQA, from the coding sequence GTGAGGCGCAACATCGCCCTGCGCCTGCAGTATGACGGCACGGCCTATCACGGCTGGCAGGTGCAGAAGACGGACGTCACCGTCGCCGAGACCCTCGAGCGCGCGCTCACGAAGGTCTGCGGCGAGCCGATCAAGGTCGTCGGCTGCGGCCGCACGGACGCGGGCGTGCACGCTAAGCGCTACTGCGCCAATTTCCGCACCGACTGCACGATCCCGATCGACCGCGTGCCCCTCGCGGTCAATGCCCGCCTCCCGGCGGACATTGCCGTGGTCGATGCCGTTGCCGCGCCGGAGGACTTCAATGCCATCGGCTCGTGCATCCAGAAAGAATACGTCTATCAGATCTACAATTCCCGCATCCGCGATGCGTTTTTGGAGCACCGCGTCTGCTTTTATCCGCAGCCGCTGGATTTTGCGCGCCTCGCGCGCGCCGGCCGCGCCTTTGAGGGCACGCACGACTTTGCCGCCGTGCGCTCCGTCGGCATCGAGACGCGCACGACCGTGCGCACGGTGCACTGGTGCCGTGCCGAGCGCGACGGCCCGCTCATCTCCATCGCCGTCTGCGCCGACGGCTTCCTGTATAATATGGTGCGTGCCATCGTCGGCACCATGGTCTATGCGTCCTACGGCAAGATCGAGCCGGAGGCCATCCCGGCGCTGCTGGCCACGCGCGACCGGCGGCTCACAGGGCCGACCATGCCCCCGCAGGGGCTGTATCTCAACCGCGTGTGGTACGACGGCGCCGTCGGCGATATGATGAATCAGGCCTGA
- a CDS encoding energy-coupling factor transporter transmembrane protein EcfT, which yields MLKDVTLGQFFPGSSIVHRLDPRCKFLLTIVYIAALFTAQSYVSYAVMLIVTGVCIALSRIPLKVILRGLKPLWIIIALTAVLNIFFTPGRELVSFWKITITYEGLVRAVFMVLRITMLIAGTFLLTYTTSPIALTDAMEILFGPLKKLKVPVHEMSMMMSMALRFIPTLIEETDKIMSAQKARGADFETGNLFQRARALLPLLVPLFVSAFRRADELAVAMECRCYHGDEGRTRMKQLTWCTRDTLAMVWSALVLAGVIVLARFGL from the coding sequence ATGCTGAAGGACGTCACCCTCGGCCAGTTTTTCCCCGGCAGCAGTATCGTGCACCGGCTCGACCCGCGCTGCAAGTTCCTGCTGACCATCGTCTATATCGCGGCGCTGTTCACGGCCCAAAGCTACGTGTCCTACGCCGTCATGCTCATCGTCACGGGCGTGTGCATCGCGCTCTCGCGCATCCCGCTGAAAGTTATCCTCCGCGGGCTCAAGCCGCTGTGGATCATCATCGCGCTCACGGCCGTGCTCAATATCTTCTTCACGCCCGGGCGCGAGCTCGTGTCCTTCTGGAAGATCACCATCACCTATGAGGGCCTCGTGCGCGCCGTGTTCATGGTCCTGCGCATCACGATGCTCATCGCTGGCACGTTCCTGCTGACGTATACCACGTCGCCCATCGCGCTCACCGATGCGATGGAGATCCTCTTCGGCCCGCTCAAAAAGCTCAAAGTGCCCGTGCACGAGATGAGCATGATGATGTCCATGGCCCTGCGCTTCATCCCCACGCTCATCGAGGAGACCGACAAGATCATGTCCGCGCAGAAAGCGCGCGGCGCCGATTTTGAGACCGGCAACCTCTTTCAGCGCGCCCGGGCGCTGCTGCCGCTGCTCGTGCCGCTGTTCGTGTCGGCATTCCGCCGCGCGGACGAGCTGGCCGTGGCCATGGAGTGCCGCTGCTATCACGGCGACGAGGGCCGCACGCGCATGAAGCAGCTCACCTGGTGCACGCGCGACACGCTTGCCATGGTCTGGAGCGCACTCGTGCTTGCCGGGGTCATCGTGCTGGCGAGGTTCGGCCTGTGA
- a CDS encoding energy-coupling factor transporter ATPase produces the protein MTPIIRADHLRHVYSAGTPFEKVAIDDIDLAIPAGQFVGIIGHTGSGKSTFIQHLNGLLAPTSGTVLFDGEDIHRSKAATRDVRFQVGLVFQYPEHQLFEETVYQDIAFGPKNAKLSTEEVDARVCEAARFAGVDESLFERSPLELSGGQKRRIAIAGVIAMRPQVLILDEPTAGLDPAGCRGVLENIAAYRRETGSAVLLVTHSMDDAARIADRLIVFHAGHVAFDGAPAEVFAHTQELLDIGLDVPQSARIAQALRDRGVALPPSIYTLEQLTDALLAVGKEAGVC, from the coding sequence ATGACGCCAATCATCCGGGCGGATCATCTCCGGCACGTCTACAGCGCCGGAACGCCTTTTGAAAAAGTCGCCATCGACGATATTGATCTCGCCATCCCCGCCGGGCAGTTCGTGGGCATCATCGGCCACACGGGCTCCGGCAAGAGCACGTTCATCCAGCACCTCAACGGTCTGCTCGCGCCCACGTCCGGCACCGTGCTCTTCGACGGGGAGGACATCCACCGCAGCAAGGCCGCCACGCGCGACGTGCGCTTTCAGGTCGGCCTCGTCTTTCAGTATCCCGAGCACCAGCTCTTTGAGGAGACGGTGTATCAGGACATCGCCTTCGGCCCGAAAAACGCCAAACTCTCCACGGAGGAGGTCGATGCCCGCGTGTGCGAGGCCGCGCGCTTTGCCGGTGTGGACGAGTCGCTCTTCGAGCGCTCGCCGCTCGAGCTCTCCGGCGGGCAGAAGCGCCGCATCGCCATCGCCGGCGTGATCGCCATGCGCCCCCAGGTGCTCATCCTCGATGAGCCCACGGCCGGCCTTGACCCCGCGGGCTGCCGTGGCGTGCTCGAAAACATCGCCGCCTACCGGCGCGAGACCGGCTCGGCCGTCCTGCTCGTCACGCACAGCATGGACGACGCCGCGCGCATCGCCGACCGGCTCATCGTTTTTCACGCCGGGCACGTCGCTTTCGACGGCGCGCCGGCGGAGGTCTTTGCCCACACGCAGGAGCTGCTGGATATCGGCCTTGACGTGCCGCAGAGTGCGCGCATCGCGCAGGCGCTGCGCGACCGGGGCGTTGCGCTCCCGCCGTCGATCTATACGCTCGAGCAGCTTACGGACGCGCTGCTCGCCGTCGGGAAGGAGGCGGGCGTATGCTGA
- a CDS encoding energy-coupling factor transporter ATPase codes for MEPILRTEHLTFTYPGEERPTLGDLSLEIARGSFVAVLGHNGSGKSTLAKHFNAILLPTGGKVYVDGMDTSDENNLLPVRATVGMVFQNPDNQIVANVVEDDVAFAPENLGVPPQEIRARVDAALKQVGMYDFRLHAPHLLSGGQKQRVAIAGVIAMQPKCIVLDEPTAMLDPAGRREVIDTATKLCREQGITVVLITHHMEECVGADRVIVLSNGAVVADGAPKQVFSQVDLLKREGLTAPVTVRLLHALRAHGMDVPLDALTVSDCADAVAAALKP; via the coding sequence ATGGAACCGATCTTACGAACCGAACATCTGACCTTTACCTACCCCGGCGAGGAGCGGCCCACGCTCGGCGACCTCTCGCTTGAGATCGCGCGCGGCTCGTTCGTGGCTGTGCTGGGGCACAACGGCTCCGGCAAGAGCACGCTCGCCAAGCACTTCAACGCCATCCTGCTGCCGACCGGCGGCAAGGTGTACGTCGACGGCATGGACACGTCCGACGAGAACAATCTCCTGCCCGTGCGCGCCACGGTGGGCATGGTCTTTCAGAACCCCGATAACCAGATCGTCGCCAACGTCGTCGAGGACGACGTGGCCTTCGCGCCCGAGAACCTCGGCGTCCCGCCGCAGGAAATACGCGCGCGGGTGGATGCCGCGCTCAAGCAGGTCGGCATGTATGATTTTCGCCTGCACGCGCCGCACCTGCTCTCCGGCGGGCAAAAGCAGCGCGTGGCCATCGCGGGCGTCATCGCCATGCAGCCCAAGTGCATCGTGCTCGACGAGCCGACGGCCATGCTCGATCCGGCCGGCCGGCGCGAGGTCATCGACACGGCCACGAAGCTCTGCCGCGAGCAGGGCATCACGGTCGTGCTCATCACGCACCATATGGAAGAGTGCGTCGGCGCGGACCGCGTCATCGTGCTCTCGAACGGCGCCGTCGTTGCCGACGGTGCGCCGAAGCAGGTCTTCTCGCAGGTCGATCTGCTGAAACGGGAGGGCCTGACCGCGCCCGTCACCGTCCGGCTGCTGCATGCGCTGCGCGCGCACGGCATGGACGTGCCGCTCGACGCGCTCACGGTGTCCGACTGTGCGGACGCCGTCGCTGCCGCTCTGAAACCGTAA
- a CDS encoding class I SAM-dependent methyltransferase, which translates to MWISDSWQDFAVLDCSRGEKLERWGKYTLVRPDPQAIWDTPRTDPRWRTADGRYSRSHTGGGSWDKRTLPPSWDIRYRDLTFRVKPMNFKHTGIFPEQAANWDYAMAKIRAAGRPVSVLNLFGYTGAATVACASAGASVCHVDAARGMVAWGKENAAASGVADRPIRWIVDDCGKFVEREIRRGHRYDAVIMDPPSYGRGPGGEVWKLETNLWPFVELVSGVLSDDPLFVIINSYTTGLSPSVLTYLSESIFTRRFGGRSESQELGLPVAASGLVLPCGAACRWER; encoded by the coding sequence ATGTGGATTTCGGATTCTTGGCAGGACTTTGCGGTGCTCGACTGTTCACGCGGTGAAAAGCTCGAGCGCTGGGGCAAATATACCCTCGTGCGCCCGGACCCCCAGGCCATCTGGGACACGCCGCGCACCGACCCCCGCTGGCGCACGGCCGACGGGCGCTACAGCCGCAGCCACACCGGCGGCGGCAGCTGGGACAAGCGCACCCTCCCGCCGAGCTGGGACATCCGCTACCGGGACCTGACGTTCCGCGTCAAGCCCATGAACTTCAAGCACACGGGCATCTTCCCCGAGCAGGCCGCCAACTGGGATTACGCCATGGCGAAGATCCGCGCGGCCGGTCGCCCGGTCTCGGTGCTCAATCTCTTCGGCTACACGGGCGCGGCCACGGTCGCGTGCGCGTCCGCCGGGGCGAGCGTGTGCCACGTGGACGCTGCCAGGGGCATGGTCGCCTGGGGCAAGGAAAACGCCGCCGCCTCCGGCGTGGCCGACCGGCCCATCCGCTGGATCGTGGACGACTGCGGCAAGTTCGTCGAGCGGGAGATCCGCCGCGGCCACCGCTATGACGCCGTCATCATGGACCCGCCGAGCTACGGCCGCGGTCCGGGCGGCGAGGTCTGGAAGCTCGAGACGAACCTCTGGCCGTTTGTGGAGCTGGTGTCCGGCGTGCTGTCGGACGATCCGCTCTTTGTCATCATCAATTCCTACACCACGGGTCTGAGCCCGTCGGTGCTCACGTATCTCTCGGAGAGCATTTTCACCCGGCGCTTCGGCGGCCGCAGTGAATCGCAGGAGCTGGGCCTGCCGGTCGCGGCGTCCGGTCTCGTGCTGCCGTGCGGGGCGGCCTGCCGCTGGGAGCGCTGA
- a CDS encoding helix-turn-helix domain-containing protein — MVILRQCIIASSAAMVNVSFGFVEKNLQNLLNHTKNAMQKVNCFTLRCFSYIIVDKKQGRSKFFSVRELVLTMSIGNQISAIRNEQQLTQEQFGELFHVTRQTVSNWENEKSYPDLQILIAMSNQFDVSLDTLLKGDSKMVKAIDKERVLGKIKHEKSLVDFFTGAGTGLVASCFLSSASTIRTVVMIVGFVMIGIGWYKRAKSDKEVFKYMEERGQE; from the coding sequence ATGGTGATACTTAGACAGTGTATTATAGCATCAAGTGCCGCAATGGTCAATGTGTCCTTCGGGTTTGTCGAAAAGAATTTGCAAAACCTACTTAACCACACGAAAAACGCAATGCAAAAAGTAAATTGCTTTACTTTGCGCTGTTTTTCTTACATAATAGTAGACAAGAAGCAAGGTCGTAGTAAATTCTTTTCAGTGAGGGAGTTGGTGCTGACCATGAGCATAGGAAATCAAATATCAGCAATTCGTAATGAGCAGCAATTAACGCAAGAACAGTTTGGTGAGTTATTCCATGTTACAAGACAGACGGTTTCGAATTGGGAAAATGAAAAGAGTTATCCGGATTTACAGATTCTCATAGCAATGAGCAATCAATTTGATGTATCGCTTGATACATTACTGAAGGGGGATTCCAAAATGGTAAAAGCTATTGACAAGGAGCGCGTATTGGGAAAAATAAAGCATGAGAAATCACTCGTAGACTTCTTTACGGGTGCTGGTACAGGACTTGTTGCCTCTTGCTTTCTCTCGTCAGCGTCAACAATTAGGACTGTAGTAATGATTGTTGGCTTTGTCATGATAGGCATTGGTTGGTATAAAAGGGCTAAATCCGATAAAGAAGTGTTTAAGTATATGGAGGAGCGCGGACAGGAGTGA
- a CDS encoding D-alanyl-D-alanine carboxypeptidase → MKKYRILPLLLIVCLLLTAAFPAAAAKNTADNSADTPQSTANVSSDGVPQSTVQAQEGSYVFGSDAVKSALDEKLQANCVLLADEDSGQYYYTRNIDAKAYPASLTKIMTLLLAVEAVERGDVNLSDTVTAYDDCNADMVEGASNADIKVGETMTFEDFLYCAMISSANEACNVVAEYVCGSISAFVQRMNERAQALGCTGTHFVNPHGLPNDDHYTTAHDLYRITKEALSHELFATICNTVKHTVPATNLSDERTLSNTNGLINPESPMYRGYYYEYAKGVKTGHTDAAGYCLISTAEKDGVRLLCVVLGGKGTTRANGTTDFGSFSDTLTAYRWVFANYGWRDIVSASDLICEVPVRYGRDSDSVTVRPAQSISAVLPSADAGGAPQFEQQVTLYSERDGKPLEAPVKAGDEVGELTVSYDGTVYGTVKLVAAVDVAVSKGAYIGGHLRAFFTNPIVLVVLLLVVLAVIGYVLWLVRRRKQIEAERRRRRRAQMEAEEARRRAQMRETLHEFDRDHVGSGRR, encoded by the coding sequence ATGAAAAAATATCGCATTTTGCCGCTGCTGCTCATCGTCTGCCTGCTGCTGACGGCGGCTTTCCCGGCCGCCGCCGCGAAAAACACCGCAGACAATTCGGCCGATACCCCCCAGAGCACCGCAAACGTCTCGTCCGACGGCGTGCCCCAGAGCACTGTCCAGGCGCAGGAGGGGTCGTATGTTTTCGGCAGCGACGCGGTCAAGTCCGCGCTCGATGAAAAGCTGCAGGCCAACTGCGTCCTGCTCGCCGACGAGGACAGCGGCCAGTATTACTATACCCGCAACATCGACGCCAAAGCCTACCCCGCGAGCCTGACGAAGATCATGACGCTCCTGCTCGCGGTCGAGGCGGTCGAGCGCGGCGACGTGAACTTGAGCGACACCGTCACCGCCTATGACGACTGCAATGCCGACATGGTCGAGGGCGCGAGCAATGCCGACATCAAGGTCGGCGAGACCATGACGTTTGAGGACTTTCTCTACTGCGCCATGATCTCCTCGGCCAACGAGGCGTGCAACGTCGTCGCGGAGTATGTCTGCGGCAGCATCTCGGCGTTCGTGCAGCGCATGAACGAGCGCGCGCAGGCCCTCGGCTGCACGGGCACGCACTTTGTCAACCCCCACGGCCTGCCGAACGACGATCATTATACCACGGCGCACGACCTCTACCGCATCACGAAAGAAGCGCTCAGCCACGAGCTCTTCGCCACGATCTGCAACACGGTCAAGCACACCGTCCCGGCCACGAACCTGTCCGACGAGCGCACGCTCTCGAACACGAACGGCCTCATCAATCCCGAGTCCCCGATGTACCGCGGCTATTATTACGAATACGCCAAGGGCGTCAAGACTGGCCACACCGATGCCGCGGGCTACTGCCTCATCTCCACGGCGGAGAAGGACGGCGTGCGCCTGCTGTGCGTCGTGCTCGGCGGCAAGGGCACGACCCGCGCCAACGGCACGACCGATTTCGGCAGCTTTTCCGACACGCTCACGGCCTACCGCTGGGTGTTTGCCAACTACGGCTGGCGCGATATCGTCAGCGCGAGCGACCTCATCTGCGAAGTTCCCGTGCGCTATGGGCGCGACAGTGACAGCGTGACCGTCCGCCCGGCGCAGAGCATCTCGGCCGTGCTGCCGTCGGCCGATGCGGGCGGCGCGCCGCAGTTTGAGCAGCAGGTCACGCTCTATTCCGAGCGCGACGGCAAACCGCTCGAAGCCCCCGTCAAGGCGGGGGACGAGGTCGGCGAGCTCACGGTGTCGTATGACGGCACGGTCTACGGCACGGTCAAGCTTGTCGCGGCAGTCGATGTCGCCGTGTCGAAGGGGGCGTACATCGGCGGCCACCTGCGCGCCTTTTTCACGAATCCCATTGTGCTCGTCGTGCTGCTGCTCGTCGTGCTGGCCGTCATCGGCTATGTGCTGTGGCTGGTGCGCCGCCGCAAGCAGATCGAGGCCGAGCGCCGTCGCCGCCGCCGCGCGCAGATGGAGGCCGAGGAGGCCCGCCGCCGCGCGCAGATGCGCGAGACGCTGCATGAATTCGACCGCGACCACGTCGGCAGCGGCCGCCGCTGA
- a CDS encoding response regulator transcription factor → MKILVVDDEKTIVKGIKFNLENEGYQVDVCYDGETAVDMARRGEYAVILLDLMMPKLDGLGACQQIRQFSTVPIIMLTARSEDADKLIGFESGADDYITKPFNILELKARIRALIRRSSMAPAAPAEPDGGKLVRGHIEIDPERRSARRFGQNVELTLKEFDLIELLMRNPGKVYSREQLLDLVWGYDYQGDIRTVDVHIRRLREKLERNPAAPEYIITKWGVGYYFAEA, encoded by the coding sequence ATGAAAATACTGGTTGTGGACGACGAAAAAACCATCGTCAAGGGCATCAAATTCAACCTCGAAAACGAGGGCTATCAGGTGGACGTGTGCTATGACGGCGAGACCGCCGTGGACATGGCGCGCCGCGGCGAGTACGCCGTGATCCTGCTCGACCTCATGATGCCGAAGCTCGACGGGCTCGGCGCATGCCAGCAGATCCGGCAGTTTTCCACCGTGCCGATCATCATGCTCACGGCTCGCAGCGAGGACGCAGACAAGCTCATCGGCTTTGAATCCGGCGCGGACGACTATATCACGAAGCCGTTTAACATCCTCGAGCTCAAGGCGCGCATCCGCGCGCTCATTCGCCGCTCGAGCATGGCCCCCGCCGCCCCGGCCGAGCCGGACGGCGGCAAGCTCGTGCGCGGCCACATCGAGATCGACCCCGAGCGCCGCAGCGCCCGCCGCTTCGGCCAGAACGTGGAGCTGACGCTCAAGGAGTTCGACCTCATCGAGCTGCTCATGCGCAACCCCGGCAAGGTCTACTCGCGCGAGCAGCTGCTCGACCTCGTGTGGGGCTACGACTATCAGGGCGATATCCGCACCGTGGACGTGCACATCCGCCGCCTGCGCGAGAAGCTCGAGCGCAACCCCGCCGCACCCGAATACATCATCACCAAGTGGGGCGTGGGCTACTACTTCGCCGAGGCCTGA
- a CDS encoding HAMP domain-containing histidine kinase translates to MKQHPFRLRLPHRLVSSVQFRFAVTFTILVAILLALMNTYPTRASRDIVFTEKQSALTNRAAVVSSSLSLLDNLTPDNTRQVLALLDLRDLTRIIVTDSEGLAVYDSASENNIRGKYVLYPELVRALDGQAVFYSHYTTGAFLSRAAMPVMNSGRTVGAVYVCESDGERAALIGSIQRRLATITIGIGAAALVVLWFSIKMLTRRITQLADGVRTVQRGDYSFRLTLSGHDELTELGQEFNNLTERLETTEAQRRRFVSDASHELKTPLASIRLLSDSISQSADMDSTTMREFVADIGSEAERLQRTTEKLLDLSRRDDGVQPDVTIVDLQQAVHGTLHLLRPLADRSSVTITCLMSEGVTVRASEDDIYHIVFNLVENAIKYNLPGGDVTVRVETRGEQSILSVADTGIGIPEADRPNIFNRFYRVDKARSREHGGSGLGLSIVHDAAALYGGVVTVDGVEPHGTCFTVTFPRAAASGAPETQKEVPET, encoded by the coding sequence ATGAAGCAGCATCCGTTTCGCCTCCGGCTGCCGCACAGGCTGGTATCGAGCGTGCAGTTTCGCTTCGCCGTGACGTTCACGATCCTCGTGGCGATCCTGCTCGCGCTCATGAACACCTACCCCACGCGCGCCTCGCGCGACATCGTATTCACCGAAAAGCAGAGCGCGCTGACAAACCGCGCCGCCGTCGTGTCGTCCTCCCTGTCGCTGCTCGACAATCTCACGCCGGACAACACCCGGCAGGTGCTCGCCCTGCTCGACCTGCGCGACCTGACGCGCATCATCGTGACCGACAGCGAGGGGCTGGCCGTGTATGACTCCGCGAGCGAAAACAACATCCGCGGCAAATACGTGCTCTACCCCGAGCTCGTGCGCGCGCTCGACGGACAGGCCGTGTTCTACTCGCACTACACGACCGGCGCGTTTCTCAGCCGCGCGGCCATGCCCGTCATGAACAGCGGCCGGACCGTCGGCGCCGTGTACGTTTGCGAGAGCGACGGCGAGCGCGCTGCGCTCATCGGCAGCATCCAGCGCCGGCTCGCCACGATCACGATCGGCATCGGCGCGGCCGCGCTCGTGGTGCTGTGGTTTTCCATCAAGATGCTCACGCGGCGCATCACGCAGCTGGCCGACGGCGTGCGCACCGTGCAGCGCGGCGACTACAGCTTCCGCCTGACGCTCTCGGGGCACGACGAGCTGACCGAGCTCGGGCAGGAATTCAACAACCTCACCGAACGGCTCGAGACGACCGAGGCCCAGCGCCGCCGGTTCGTCTCCGACGCATCGCACGAGCTCAAGACGCCGCTGGCGTCCATCCGCCTGCTGTCGGACAGCATCTCCCAGAGCGCGGACATGGACAGCACGACGATGCGCGAGTTCGTGGCCGACATCGGCAGCGAGGCCGAGCGCCTGCAGCGCACGACCGAGAAGCTGCTCGACCTGTCGCGGCGCGACGACGGCGTGCAGCCGGACGTGACGATCGTCGACCTGCAGCAGGCCGTGCACGGGACGCTGCACCTGCTGCGCCCGCTGGCCGACCGGAGCAGCGTGACGATCACGTGCCTCATGAGCGAGGGCGTGACCGTGCGCGCGTCCGAGGACGACATTTACCACATCGTCTTTAACCTCGTTGAAAACGCCATCAAGTACAATCTTCCGGGCGGGGACGTGACCGTGCGTGTCGAGACGCGCGGCGAGCAGAGCATCCTGTCCGTGGCCGACACCGGCATCGGCATCCCCGAGGCCGACCGGCCGAACATCTTCAACCGCTTTTACCGCGTGGACAAGGCCCGCTCGCGCGAGCACGGCGGCAGCGGTCTCGGCCTGTCGATCGTGCACGACGCGGCCGCGCTCTACGGCGGCGTCGTGACCGTGGACGGCGTGGAACCGCACGGCACGTGCTTTACCGTGACGTTCCCGCGCGCGGCGGCGAGCGGCGCGCCGGAGACGCAAAAGGAGGTGCCGGAGACATGA